In Poecilia reticulata strain Guanapo linkage group LG1, Guppy_female_1.0+MT, whole genome shotgun sequence, one genomic interval encodes:
- the LOC103476138 gene encoding dnaJ homolog subfamily A member 3, mitochondrial-like, translating into MACSASRLSTRLLGASASPGPFSGLLLVVPSRHGKALHPAVLHPHRGRIAVSLSSWAPRSVVTLRALSGVKCPHAVTCHSFHSSCRLPNKQDFYETLGVARTASQKEIKKAYYQLAKKYHPDTNPDDPEAKEKFAKLAEAYEVLSDEVKRKQYDTYGVAGFDPNRTGAGQQQYYRAGGGTIDPEELFRKIFGEFTGGMGFGDFNNMFDQRPEYMMDLTFSEAAKGASKQLSVNLDEDCPRCGGRGNEPGTRVSQCGYCNGSGVESVNTGPFMMRSTCRRCGGKGTIIITPCALCRGSGQTKKKQSVTVPVPAGVENGQTVRLAVGSKEILITFRVQKSSVFRRNGTDIHSDAFISIAQAVLGGTATTRGLHDTITIGIPSGCQADQVIRLQGKGIRRMNSYSYGDHYVHIKIKVPTKLSRRQRSLLLSYAEEEMDVQGTVNGVDPSAGGGSSASDSITKSTSSSEEMQDKQKEEGGFFSKLKKMFS; encoded by the exons ATGGCGTGCTCCGCTAGCCGGCTGTCAACACGCTTGTTGGGAGCTTCTGCTTCACCTGGACCTTTCTCCGGGCTCCTCCTCGTTGTCCCAAGCAGACATGGAAAGGCTCTGCACCCGGCAGTCTTGCACCCTCACCGGGGACGGATAGCGGTCAGCCTGAGCTCCTGGGCTCCCCGTAGCGTGGTGACATTGAGGGCTCTGTCAG GCGTGAAATGCCCCCATGCCGTCACCTGCCACTCCTTCCACTCCAGCTGCAGACTCCCAAACAAACAGGACTTCTATGAGACCCTGGGTGTCGCTCGCACTGCTTCACAGAAAGAGATCAAGAAGGCTTACTATCAG TTGGCTAAAAAGTACCATCCAGACACAAACCCAGATGACCCAGAGGCAAAAGAGAAGTTTGCAAAGCTGGCTGAAGCCTATGAG GTGCTGAGCGATGAGGTGAAGAGGAAACAGTACGATACATATGGAGTTGCGGGCTTCGACCCGAACCGAACCGGAGCGGGCCAGCAGCAGTACTACCGGGCGGGTGGGGGCACCATAGACCCTGAAGAGCTCTTTAGGAAGATCTTTGGAGAGTTTACGGGGGGCATGGGCTTTGGAGACTTCAACAACATGTTCGACCAGCGTCCTGAG TATATGATGGACCTCACGTTTTCCGAGGCAGCGAAGGGGGCGAGTAAGCAGCTGAGCGTGAACCTCGACGAGGACTGCCCTCGATGTGGCGGCAGGGGCAACGAGCCGGGCACCCGGGTGTCTCAGTGCGGCTACTGCAACGGCTCTGGAGTG GAGTCGGTCAACACCGGACCCTTCATGATGCGCAGCACGTGTCGACGGTGCGGCGGGAAGGGGACCATCATCATCACGCCCTGCGCGCTGTGTCGAGGGTCGGGCCAAACCAAGAAGAAGCAGAGTGTGACGGTGCCGGTGCCGGCAG gtgTGGAAAATGGTCAGACAGTGCGCTTGGCTGTAGGGTCAAAAGAAATCCTTATTACATTTAGG GTCCAGAAAAGCTCGGTATTTAGACGGAATGGAACCGACATCCACTCCGACGCTTTCATCTCCATAGCCCAGGCCGTCCTGGGAGGAACAGCCACAACGCGGGGCCTGCATGACACCATCACTATAGGG ATCCCTTCTGGCTGTCAGGCTGATCAGGTGATCCGCTTACAGGGCAAAGGCATTCGGAGGATGAACAGCTACAGTTATGGAGATCATTATGTTCACATCAAGATTAAAGTGCCAAC GAAGTTATCTCGACGGCAGCGGTCTTTGTTGCTAAGCTACGCAGAGGAGGAGATGGATGTTCAGGGGACGGTCAATGGCGTCGACCCTTCAGCAG GAGGGGGCAGCAGCGCCTCAGACTCCATTACAAAGTCGACATCATCATCAGAGGAGATGCAGGACAAGCAGAAGGAGGAAGGAGGCTTCTTTTCcaagttaaagaaaatgtttagctAA
- the tmem187 gene encoding transmembrane protein 187 has protein sequence MVSALLHVTVPLLFCVALVNTNLFSEVEVDLTYEHYAERRAENMPALLVMPFNCLVNVTYIFMGLYWLLRRRGVTETEQSXYLRQVFALMAVFYAPVQWTRLATLRRAPAVLDQWLTLPIFAWVPVWIDFIERAPGKWRVSHAAVLELCSVASYGLSLAHERGFEVALGCHVALALYRGVRVQVARGDSRTAGYLLLAVLSCAGFVVLKLLDHWLARYRVFQSLTGHFWSKVCDVLQFHYSFCFLTALTDKALRKTAAQQKXSGKSL, from the coding sequence ATGGTGTCGGCTCTGCTTCATGTAACGGTACCGCTCCTATTCTGTGTTGCTTTGGTGAACACGAACCTGTTCAGTGAAGTTGAAGTGGACCTGACTTACGAACATTACGCAGAAAGAAGGGCTGAAAACATGCCTGCGTTGTTGGTAATGCCGTTCAACTGCTTGGTTAACGTGACGTACATCTTCATGGGACTGTactggctgctccggcgcagagGCGTTACGGAAACGGAGCAAAGCWGCTACTTGAGACAAGTCTTCGCCCTCATGGCCGTTTTCTACGCACCAGTACAGTGGACGCGCCTGGCGACGCTGCGGCGCGCTCCCGCGGTGCTGGACCAGTGGCTCACCTTGCCCATCTTCGCGTGGGTCCCCGTGTGGATCGATTTCATAGAACGCGCGCCGGGGAAGTGGCGCGTGTCGCACGCGGCTGTGCTCGAGTTGTGCTCCGTCGCCAGTTACGGCTTGTCGCTCGCGCACGAGCGCGGCTTTGAGGTGGCTTTGGGTTGTCACGTCGCGCTGGCGTTGTACAGAGGAGTCCGCGTGCAGGTGGCGCGCGGAGACAGCCGCACCGCGGGCTACCTCCTGCTAGCTGTGCTGTCCTGTGCAGGGTTTGTGGTGCTGAAGCTGCTGGATCACTGGCTCGCTCGGTACCGGGTCTTCCAGAGTCTCACCGGACACTTCTGGTCCAAAGTGTGTGATGTGCTGCAGTTCCAYTACAGTTTCTGCTTCCTGACTGCGTTAACAGACAAGGCGCTGAGGaaaactgcagcacagcagaAGWGATCAGGAAAATCACTTTAA